The following proteins are encoded in a genomic region of Pseudorca crassidens isolate mPseCra1 chromosome 1, mPseCra1.hap1, whole genome shotgun sequence:
- the LOC137221720 gene encoding disintegrin and metalloproteinase domain-containing protein 20-like, protein MAVGEALVHIRATLLLLSFGVSLFISDHSQARASQHFSSPELVIPLKVTGRGGNAKAPGWLSYSLRFGGQRHIAHMRVQKFLVSRYLPVFTYTDQRALRQDQPFVPDDCYYHGYVEGVPKSLVALSTCSGGFRGILQINDLAYEIEPVRFSATFEHWVYKIDSDDTQFPPMRCGLTEEDIARQLELQELHNFTLMQSSYTGWWTHLRFLELVVVVDHLRFVHSESNVSVVQREILDVVNIIGSLYHSLELVVILTGLEVWTKGNPVPIDNIDKLLEDFSVWKYFSLDHRLSHDAAHLFIKKSFGITLGLAYVGGICQRPFNSGVNVFEDESLYAFAIVVTHELGHNLGMQHDTEWCVCELQWCIMFPAREVTNKFSNCSYAEYWDNLISNGLCLYSPPHPGNIFRLKYCGNLVVEEGEECDCGTIEQCRNDPCCLLNCTLKPGAACAFGLCCKDCKVMSSGTLCRKQVSECDLPEWCNGTSHQCPEDVYVQDGIPCSDGAYCYQKSCNNHDEQCREIFGKDARSAPQSCYKEINTQGNRFGHCGIKDTQYVKCASPDILCGRVQCENVGVIPNLIEHSTVHQLHFNDTTCWGTDYHIGMSISDIGQVKDGTMCGPGKICIRNKCVSMVRVPQACQPETCHMKGICNNKQQCHCNPGWAPPYCEQQGNGGSNSSGPPFNPQAEETGLKEKGKQPLLWLIPLTCLFLRCIFVLYEKHKKEEAETMEEKETEEEEGD, encoded by the coding sequence ATGGCAGTGGGTGAGGCCCTGGTGCACATCAGAGCCACTCTTCTGCTGCTCTCATTTGGGGTGTCTTTGTTCATTTCTGACCACTCTCAGGCCAGGGCCTCCCAGCACTTCTCCTCTCCAGAACTGGTGATCCCCTTGAAGGTGACTGGCAGGGGCGGAAATGCAAAGGCTCCGGGCTGGCTCTCCTACAGCCTGCGGTTTGGGGGCCAGAGACACATTGCCCACATGAGGGTCCAGAAGTTCTTGGTTTCCAGATACCTCCCAGTGTTCACCTACACAGACCAGCGTGCCCTCCGCCAGGATCAGCCTTTTGTTCCTGATGACTGCTACTATCATGGTTATGTGGAGGGGGTTCCCAAGTCCCTGGTTGCCCTCAGTACTTGTTCTGGAGGTTTTCGAGGAATACTACAGATAAATGATCTTGCTTATGAAATTGAACCAGTTAGGTTTTCTGCCACATTTGAACACTGGGTGTATAAGATAGACAGTGATGATACACAGTTCCCACCTATGAGATGTGGGTTAACAGAAGAGGATATAGCACGCCAACTGGAGTTGCAAGAGTTGCATAATTTCACTCTGATGCAAAGTTCTTACACAGGCTGGTGGACCCACTTGCGTTTTCTTGAGTTGGTAGTGGTTGTGGACCATCTTCGATTCGTTCACTCGGAAAGTAATGTGTCAGTAGTGCAGCGTGAAATACTTGATGTTGTCAATATAATAGGTAGCTTGTATCACTCTTTGGAACTTGTTGTAATTTTAACTGGGCTTGAAGTCTGGACTAAAGGAAACCCAGTTCCCATCGATAACATAGATAAGCTTTTGGAGGATTTTTCTGTTTGGAAGTATTTTAGCCTTGATCACCGACTGTCACATGATGCGGCCCATCTTTTCATAAAGAAATCGTTTGGCATAACGCTTGGACTTGCCTATGTTGGTGGAATATGCCAGCGTCCTTTTAATAGTGGAGTTAATGTTTTTGAAGACGAGAGTCTGTATGCTTTTGCAATTGTTGTGACCCATGAACTTGGTCATAATTTAGGTATGCAGCATGATACTGaatggtgtgtgtgtgaactTCAGTGGTGCATAATGTTTCCTGCCAGAGAGGTGACAAATAAATTCAGCAACTGCAGTTATGCCGAGTATTGGGACAATCTTATCAGTAATGGATTATGTCTTTACTCTCCTCCACATCCAGGGAATATCTTTAGGCTGAAGTATTGTGGGAACCTAGTGGTTGAAGAAGGAGAGGAGTGTGACTGTGGAACCATAGAGCAGTGCAGAAATGATCCCTGCTGTCTGTTGAATTGCACTCTGAAGCCTGGAGCTGCTTGTGCTTTCGGGCTTTGTTGTAAAGACTGCAAGGTCATGTCATCAGGGACTTTGTGCAGAAAACAGGTCAGTGAATGTGACCTTCCAGAGTGGTGCAATGGGACATCCCATCAGTGCCCAGAAGATGTATATGTGCAGGATGGGATTCCCTGTAGTGATGGTGCCTACTGCTATCAAAAGAGCTGTAATAACCATGATGAACAGTGCAGGGAGATATTTGGCAAAGATGCAAGGAGTGCACCTCAGAGTTGCTACAAAGAAATCAACACCCAAGGAAATCGATTTGGTCACTGTGGTATCAAAGACACACAGTACGTAAAATGTGCATCCCCTGATATCCTGTGTGGGAGAGTTCAGTGTGAAAATGTGGGAGTAATTCCTAATCTGATAGAACATTCCACAGTGCATCAGCTTCACTTCAATGACACCACTTGTTGGGGCACTGATTATCATATAGGGATGTCCATATCTGATATCGGTCAAGTGAAAGACGGCACAATGTGTGGTCCAGGAAAGATATGTATCCGCAACAAGTGTGTCAGTATGGTTCGTGTACCACAAGCCTGTCAGCCTGAGACCTGCCATATGAAGGGGATCTGCAATAATAAACAGCAATGCCACTGCAATCCTGGATGGGCACCTCCCTACTGTGAACAGCAAGGCAATGGAGGTAGTAATAGTAGTGGCCCACCTTTTAATCCCCAAGCAGAAGAGACAGGACtgaaggagaagggaaaacagcCATTATTGTGGCTTATTCCtttgacttgtttatttttacgTTGCATCTTTGTGCTTTATGAGAAACATaaaaaggaagaggcagaaaCGATGGAAGAAAAAGAGACTGAGGAGGAAGAAGGTGACTAA